Genomic window (Myxocyprinus asiaticus isolate MX2 ecotype Aquarium Trade chromosome 26, UBuf_Myxa_2, whole genome shotgun sequence):
CCATCCTTTAGATGTTTGTGTGAATAACAGTAAACCTATCAGACAGTTCTAACCTCAATGCAGGAAGAAGTGACCTCTGGAATGACCTCCGGAAAAGACTCAGAATAAACATTTCTGGGCAGTGACATCTGTAAAATTATTGTGCTTTCATGCTTCAAATGTTAAAAGCATTTATGAAGGAGAAATCTTTGTATTTCTGCTGAATAGCAAAAGTACACACTGCAACACCACTGTTTTTTATTATCTCTTTCTTATTTTTAGTTGGCTGGTGGTGTGATTCTGGGTGTAGCGCTGTGGCTTCGCCATGACAGTCAAACCAGCAACCTCCTGATGCTTCAGTTTGAGGGGAATCAAGCCCCAGGCACCTTTTATGTCAGTAAGTAAAGTGATTTTCCTCTTTACACACTAAATGTGGCTTCCACTGATCTAAATGTGGCTACCATTGATCACAAAGTTGGTTTCCATGGAAATTCTAATGATTAGGATCAATTGTAAATTCTTTCATTTAGTGAAAGAGTGGCACAAACAGCTTTGACCCTGGTTAAATTGTTTCATCCATGAAAAAGGCTGAAATGTAAGATTTTAACTACTATGTCTAGTTCAATTTAAACATCTTGTTATTTAAACAAGCCGCTCAAACCCTGGCATCATAACCCTCTGAAAATTACCTTTGCCCATTCATTTACAAACTAAATGCTTACTTCTGCCAGATGTTGCGTGACATGACATCATGAGCTGTAGCTGTTTATTGGATCATATTACCTATTGTTTAACATGGCATATTTAGCCTGATTtagatgaatatacagtatatagaatttGATACCAGAAATTTATTTGGACTGTACATTAGTATTTCGTTCAGTTTTTTTATTAGTCTTTTATATCGCTCttaatactttaaaaaaacattatgcatGTTTTATTAGTAAGTATGTAGGCCTGAATGCCTGTACAATGTCCAGAGTGTTGTTTGCAATAATGCGCAgcatgtttttaaaattattatttttagttattttggtAATTTTTGCTCACAACGCAAACacagaaaaaacaacagcaactgCAACAGAACAGAGACACATAACAACTGAAGGACATACAGTGTACATAAATTCTTATAAATATCATAGTGTATTATAAATATTAGAGTATTTTATGCTCGTAAATGTGCAAATACCaatttatatgcatttaaaataaataaatacatttataaatatatttaaatttgggGCTtggtactgatacagatttcaTAGTTTATTCGATTCGATTCAgattttggggtggggggggtatattttctgttataatgtccattttgatcacatatgaaagaaattctctcacagctaatgctgtaaattatacagggaacctaaTAACTTAGTACTATACAAAAAgatgaatttaaaataataacaacagggcccaaactatgcagttcaattgctatttatttaacggacttaataatcaacacaaccaaaactgaagtaaactttaaagtaaaagcaaATTATTGATCTTGATTTGAAGAATCGATattgggattgttcaaatgaagatcgtgattatTCCAGCCCTAATAAAAAGTCATTTTACAAGTAAATGGACAGAATGATGTCCTTGCTTGTAGATATTGTCATTATGATTGGGAAGTTTCTATACTATGACTACGTTGAGACACAATTACTCCTGAAATAGAGGGGCATGGCCACACAGTCTCCTCAAAAGATAGAAACAGGAAACAGGGTCTAAGCTGAGGGTCACTCAATCAATGTGTGTACGTGTGAGTTTACAAACTATGACGACAACAGCAGAAAATCATTGCATAAGAGGTTTGATCCTGTTTGTCATGTAGTAGGATGTAATCGTGTTACAGTTAGTCTTTCCTGTAAATGCTCCCTTCTTAGTTTTCTCTCTCGAATAACGCTTCATTCTGCAGCTTTCACATGAAGTCAGTGATTCTAGAAGCACACCCATGAGGTGTTTTAAAAGGACCAGGGAAAGACGATTAGTTACCACAGGGTGTGTTAATTGTCCACCCAAATGTGCACAtatagtgcacacacacacacacgcatgcacgctcgcacgcacacacacacacacacacacacacttagccaCAGTAGATGCACACAGAGAGTTCAGCAGCATGTTGTGGCTACTAGCATATGTTCCACCCATTCATTTATGTAGAGATCAGTGGCTTGCCTCCCTCTACTCAGTGTAAGTACATGGAGGAACCGTAGTTCTGCCTGTCTCTTTATATAGCAGCAACAACATTTTCTGATTAAAGAAGTTAGGGTTGTTGGTATGGCCCACCCAGTGTAAGAAGAGAAAGATGAAGTATTTTTTTCTGCTTCTGTTGAGCATCCATGTAATTCAAAAAGCCCTACTCATGTGCCCGTTACACCACAAATTAGAGTGAGCAATGGTTGGGCTTACCCAAGTGCTGTTTAAACAACACTAAAAATATGTTCAAGCCTTGATGCCCTTCCAAACAGTAGAGCAAATCTTTATAGCTTAGAGAGGAGTCTGAGAACACTTTCAGACATATGCATGCGCGATCATaaaatttctaaatatatatgaTTTTAAACAGAGCATGAGGCTTGTTTAGCAGTGCTGAACAGTGTTGATAGGTAAAGATCAGACTTTGATCTACTCTGACTTCTGATTTCAATGTGAGCTGCAGCTGTGCagaatgtgtgtgtatttactgTGCATGTAAGATGTTTGGTAGATTTTGGTAAACAAGACCATATCTCCACTTGAGagaaaattaattcaaaatataggAGATATATCATCGTATGCATTTTACAGTACAGATATTTTTCTGTGGATTATCTTCTGCAACAGAAGAACTGAATCCAGTTGTTTAGTTTATAAGTACATTAATCTATTAAAAACACAAAACCTAAAGTCACAGAATGATGATTAACATGTTTCctccacatttagacaacatactattattattctattatactgtatatgcatcacCATAATAACAAAGataaaaaatatgcaaatgtaaaaagatttttatattttctgaagaaaagatGGTGAGATGGCGCTCGTCTGTGCAAAACTTACCGCCACTGTGCTAGGGTGTTAGTAGGTGGTTGCCagtcagggcattgctatgtggttgctaaggtgttcttggtagttgctaagtggttgcttactggcccaagtcaaaagagcccacccccaagtctctatgacaaTCTGATCCCCAGATATGGCTTGTGACTGCAACAGTCAGGGTTtaggtgttaaaggaatagttcacccaaaaatcattcactcaccctcatgccatcccagatgtgtgactttatttcttcagcagaacacaaattaacatttttagaaaaatatctcagttctgtaggtctatacaatgcaaatgaatggtggtcagaactttttttttcattaaccattttattgattccatacaacaagacaaacagacataacagaaaatgtgttATCAAATGATATTAAATTAAAACTCTTCCCCCgaacatgaccttttccaaaagcagtaatcaccacttccaaagtatctgccgctttaggggggtgtatgctactcccaaaaatagtacaaagcaggtggcgcagctgtaaatacctaaaaaatttaaatctgggaattccaaaatgttgaaccatattttcaaaggacctcaatactccactctcatataggtcaccgagcgtattaacctccctcacaatccaccctgaccagcagaaaggggacttattaatacataattttgggttcagccatatgctcgaagcaacatttaaataaatgtccgaattaaacactctagacacttttgtccataccgcgtgcaaatgcgagataacagggtgtaacttaacttctccggtcagtttaatagaaaggctttgcaatggcaaaataggggcaagatcttcctgttcaatacaaaaccagggaggggctctctcaggtggaagcgaccaatgagccaaacgtctgagaccaaatgcataataataaaacaaaatcttgggtaggcctagcccacctttgtcagttggcctatgcaatttactgaaaagtaatcagggacgtttaccattccaaatgaaggacttcactatgctatcaaattgcttgaaataagagaaggggacatctacagggagagattgcagcaggtagttgaattttggaatgcaattctaTTTAATACCATTatccttcccagtcatagataaatgtaatgaagcccacctgcccacatcactcgaaaacctttttatttaaggatcagaattaactctaactaaatcaaacaaatttgctgggaataaaatagccaaatacttaatgccctgtttgggccactggaaggcgcccagctgaaaagccattaccgggcagtaagctgtaagagccaaagcttcggatttagaccaacaaACTCTGTATCcagagaatttggaaaaggaattaataattctgtggaggcaaggcaaagatttagtagggtcagagacgaataataaaatatcatctgcataaagcagaagcttatgcaccatgcctcccgccaccacccctagaaaatcatcttcccttcttatcgtggctgctaatggttccagggcaagacagaacaataatggggaaagagggcaaccttgatggatgcccctatccagagtaaaataatctgaaattaatcaatttgtttgtaccgctgctacagggtgtctaaaaggtaacttgatccaaccaataaacgtactcccgaacccatacatttccaaaatcttaaaaagataatcccattctaccatatcaaacgccttttcggcgtcaagtgagatggcagcaaccggagtatgatcattcgccactgaccacatgatattgatgaaacacctaatattatcagaagggCTACAACTCTGAagaaaccctacctgatctatatgtataagagatgtcataactttacttaattggttagccaaaattttagccaaaaatgtttacatctagatgaatcagggaaattggacggtaacttttacactcgcttggatttttgtcttttttaagaatcagactgatctgggcttgcatcatggttggcggaagctacccattctttaatgattccgaataaacttctaacaaaagtggagccgattctgtagcataagatctgaaaaattcagcggtaaaaccatctggccccagagccttgcctgtaggtaaggccttaattacctcgccaagctcctccaagtttatctcagaatcaagagagtttttttgctcattcgtcagtttagggagttctaatggttccacaaaatttctaatatgttcatcagtagacgaggacgtggaactataaagatcaagatagaattctttaaaggcattattaatatcaatggccgaggtaaacatttcaccaccagcagatttcactgagggaatggtagaaaaagactctctctgctttatatatctagccaaaagcttccctgctttgtccccttaCTCAAAATATGCCCTGATTAagtaaaactccactttctgcgacaaaatagtattatatatgtatttcaaaaGGGTcaattcggcacttcagctctgcctcggcacttttaatattcccttccaactccactagttctcgtgctttggattttttggtgaatgaggcatactgtatgattctgcccctaagaaccgccttaagtgcctcccaagccacgcccacagaggatactgaggaccagttggtctccatatagacactgatttcagtctttagcatttgttggaaatcaggattttgcaaaagggatacattaaagcgccagctgtatgatttatttttctccgtatgtggcaacacctctaaactcaccagggcgtgatctgagactaaaatgtttccaattgagcagtcgacaacagatgaaatgagggacttagatataaaaaaaaaaaaaaatctattctagaataaatcttatggactgatgaaaaaaaatgtatagtctctaccagatgggttcaaaagtcgccaaacatctgcaagaccaagatttttacacatcctgtgaaacgtcagtgttgctctagggggcttgcacacgtttgcttcactatgatcaaggactgagtccatcaaaagattaaagtctcctcccaattttatatcatgaggtgtgccagcggcttgcaacatcccttcaagatctataaaaaagccatgatcatcaatgttaggtgcataaatattagccaaaataaggctttgtccctgaatttcagctaaaacaataatgactcttcctaagaagaaaaaaaatctttactctgtttgagacatttgaattgtagatgtttacttatcagcataatgactcccctgatcttacttgagccagcactataaaaaaaatgcccaccccatatcttcccaaaattttcagcttcctacggagaaaggtgcatttcttgaagaaacactatatcatatttctttcgcttaagaagagaaataaccttccttctttttatggggtgccccaatccattcacattccacgtggagcaagacaatccacttatattaacattttacattttgacaagaaaaaatagatagtgtgtcaaaaacaagattataaagactacattccaatattagtgcaacaatcaaaccccggacaccccctagaaaaaaaaaaaaacataaaaaagaaaaacgtgtgcattaaccctgcgcacgacagtgccaactggtgtccatccctccaaactcaaacagtccatgaacACCTATGAGAACCCCCGCAACAGccttgccatcagattgctcaagtccggtgtttctatacaaattttgtgagacaaaattgcATAGCAAAAgatcatctataaaacaaactccagccaataggtggaataagcacaaagagcgtgtaggtttatgtcattaaaagtgttaaaactagaaaAGTGCACTGAGCTCGCCGTTTAAACGTCtgatccttgcatggcatcacgtgacctggtcagaactttaaaggtccaaaaagcacatacagtcagcagtaggtggcaatatgcacaaagaatgtgaatccccaaaaaaagcaaaaaaaaaaaaaaaaagaataatgtggAAATTAAAGTGAAATtcgagatttatagtaaaaaaaaaaaaaaaacttaaatattgatctgtttctcaaccacgccaatcatattgcttcagaagacatgggtttaacTACTGGAGGATTAATTTTACGCTGcctatatatgctttttggatcttcaaagttctgaccacaattcacttgcattgtatggaccaacagtgctgagatattcttctaaaaatcttccatttgggttcagcagaaaaagaaaatcttgcacatctgggatggcatgagggtcagtaaatgatgggagaattttaatttttgggtgaactattcctttgaatgtCTATGTGTgtctgcttttaaaaaaaaacttcgaATAAAACATCTCTATGTTGCAAGTCCTCTCCTTTAGGGGCAAACAGTcaattaagtcaagtcaagtggcttttattgtcatttcaaccatatacagctagtcCAGTACAATATGCATGATAAATACAAAAGATCATTTCCTGTTTTGCTTGTTGAAAATTTGCTGAACAAGAGATCTGTAGTTGCTGTGGTAAGAGTTTTTGTAGCTGAAATACAAATTTAGCATTCTGTGAACACACAAAACCAGACTGTCTTAAGTACTGAGGACAATTACATGGCTCTGTTATGTAAAGGGTTCCTGTTTATAGCTCTTCCCATGCTGTTTCCAGTCTTTACGGTGAACTGCTCTTTAACCTACAGTATATGTCCTgagattcttttttcttttttgctttttgtctctctttttctttcttttgcagtctTAAAGCTATTGCCAAGATTGTAAATCAGACAGGTGAATGCAGATTGGCTGTATTGATTTGTTGTTAGCACTGACAAATTCAACCATCAACAACAAAATATGCAAAatgagacaagaaaaagagaataaaatcTATAGTTGCCTTGAGCATTTTATTACATACATTATTGACAGTTatctattctatatatactttatgaaAACACAATATGGTTGATAGATTGATAACTATATAATGCACATATACAGCAATTTTATACACAACTAAGAGGGTTCAAGAATGTTCAACACAGCTGCACAGGTTAGTATAATTGTGCCATCTTGTGGCTGCATATTGCATTTAGCAGTTATTGTATGCACGGTATGTTTCTTCTACAACACACAAAAAGTGTTCCTAAAAGAAAAATATGAGGAATGCAGTTAGTGGGAATCAATAAATGAATGGGTAGAAATCTCTCATTCTTatgtttaacaaacattatttCTTTTGCTCTAACAGGTGTGTATGTTCTCATAGCGATTGGGGCTGTAATGATGTTTGTGGGGTTCCTCGGTTGTTATGGTGCCATTCAAGAATCTCAGTGCCTATTAGGAACAGTAGGTATCACTCAAATCTAACTATTCCaccctttaaaaatgtaatttaactaCATACTTTGCTTGTGGTTTCTAAGCATCCGGAGAGTTTTACTTTAACAAGTTAAAATATATTAGGTATTTTCTGACTAAATTGAAATGTACAATGTCCATGTCCAAACTTTTCTATGCATGCATTTCTTTTATGCATGAGGCGAGCATTATTTTCTTAGAAGTTTAATTTCTCCCATAAAGATTAATGAaatgtgaagaaagaaagaaaaaaacagcagatAATTTGATGTTCATTGCTGGCCAATTGGCATAttatggcagaggctatttgcactaagtgtaaaaagcaacaaaaagcatcttctttgcacttagtgcaaatagtggcagatacttttacaccctgtttaaatactaacatacagtatagtggcatgcagcatttttattgtgtttatttggagtcccacagacaccctaaaccaacccctacccctaaccctaccttacaaaaattaaccatggttttactacagtaaccataatattgccatggtatttttctagtaaaatcatagttaccacaaaattaaacatggtcactattaactactattaacaacatgttactgtagtaacaccatggttagcaCATCAGAACTAGTTTCCACCAGATCACATagatactacaatattactacagtaaaaccatggttaattttatccggatcaaatccttctctcaactccctgaccttcactgtgaccaaatcattatttattacgagtattattttatttattagtagtattataggaaatattaagagtagacacatgggaaaaagtatgtcaaggggtGTGATTCTGTAATGATGGCTGgcaaggcaatgacaggcagacgaagacgagatgatgtgaagaacccaagtgcagtttattacaaacgtggaatccaaaaaccgtaaatcaaacgtgaaacaaaacagacataaacaactagacttgacttgactatagaaccaacattacaaaaacacacacaatacctgacaatggaaaacatgagggttaaatacaagaACATGGGAGAACATATGACATGgataacaaataaacacaaagaactctaaacaagataacatgacaatcaaccaatgaaaacaagacgcatgaacatggagggaaacatgaaatcacatgacaagggaaccacatgacatgaaacaggaactagaatttcaaaataaaagacatgaaaaacatgaaccaacaaaatacacatgacagattCGAACCCGGATCTCCAGCATGGGTgcgcagtttgtcataaaatcctgtgtttccaccagactataaATAGTCACTTaattatccaatctcttaatctaCTAAATGTCTAGCCCGTTAACCAGTTTAAAGTCTCTGCCCCAttgtgaaaaattcaaatatgtcTGCCTTCATTTCATCAGCAGTtaaccccaaataaatctgtcatggttgtcttgagtttggtctgagcagtggtgggcggagttagtgtaaatagcctctgccaacaagatgggctatttgcacttagtgtaaatagacactccgttAATGATATCAGAGGCATCTTACTTAGTAGAGCACTGTTACCCTAGTCTTTCTCTATCTCACaatttttctcttctctcttcttcAGTTCTTTACATGTTTAGCGATCCTGTTTGCCTGTGAGGTGGCTGCAGGAATATGGGGCTTTATTAACAGGGATACGGTAAGGCTGAGCATCCATGCTCAAACTTTCTGTTTCTGTGATTTTACTTTTGAAGTCTACATCACCTGCCCGGTTTCTATCTATCCAGATCTCCACTGAGCTCATTAACTTCTATGATGCTGCATACATTAAAGCTGTGGATCCGGTTGCCACACCATCCAGACCGGCTGC
Coding sequences:
- the LOC127416837 gene encoding CD81 antigen-like, which gives rise to MAVTGCSQCIKYMLFFLNFIFWLAGGVILGVALWLRHDSQTSNLLMLQFEGNQAPGTFYVSVYVLIAIGAVMMFVGFLGCYGAIQESQCLLGTFFTCLAILFACEVAAGIWGFINRDTISTELINFYDAAYIKAVDPVATPSRPAASKVLEVFHETLECCGKGDDNELFKAVQASLCPKMTNPIDPLISQSCHIKLRNLFTEKLHVIGLAALVIAVIMVFEMIFTMVLCCAIRNTPAY